From bacterium:
CCACCCGTCTTCGCTTTCAGCTTCGCCACGGCAGGCTGGATTCCGGACATCACGCCCACGGCGTGATGTCCGGAATGACACCAACACCAACCTGCGGTAGAGGTTCCAGGTTTCGGGTTTCGGGTTTCGGGTTTCGGGTTTCGGGTTTCGGGTTTCGGGTTTCGGGTTTAAGGTTTTCCCTCGAGTCTCCGAGTCCCCGCGTCGAACGGTTTTCATCAAACATATTCACACCTCCAGCACCGCACCCACACCGGCAAAGAAAAAACTGTCCCCAAGCGCCCCCCTGAGCCTGGCTGAACCCGCAAGTCCGGTGCAGTGGCTCGCTCCCACCTTCTCTATACCCATTTCAGCCATCACTGCGATGGTCCTGGTCATCTGCTCCTCACCGGAAAGACCCAGATGAGTGCCTCCAACAACAGCTTTGACCGGCATATCAGGTTTCAGGTCCCGAACGTGATTCAGAATATTCACAAGGCCTGAGTGGGCACACCCCAGCACAACCACCAACCCCTCTTGCCCCTCAACTATAAGGGACAGGTCGTCGGACAGGGGATCCCTGCAGCAGGTACCATCCTCGCAGCCCAGCAGGAGAGTTGTGTCCCCCGTCTCGAAATCAGTTTTGCGGGGAACAACTCCGGAAGTAGTGATTCCGTCTGCAACCTTCTGAGGTTCATCACTTAACTTGAATCGCGCTCCCAATCCCTCGAGGTGCGAGCGTGTAAACGGCATTCCTATGGGCTTGGGGGGACCATCGGTCACCTCGCGGAAGCGAGGGTCGAATATCCCGGGGTGGGCATAGATATCCCTTTCCGGCCCCACACGCAGCAGTTCTGCCAACCCCCCTGTGTGGTCGTTGTGCCCATGGCTGAGAACTACTTTTCTTATGGCGCCCAGGTCAACCTCAAGGATCCTCGCATTGTGCACAAGAGCGTAACCCTGCCCTGTGTCGAAGAGAACCTTTTCGTCCTCCCTTTCCACAAGAGCTGAGAACCCGTGCTCTCCGATGAGCCCACCGGGCTTTATGACCGAATTTTCTGAAAGTATTGTGATCCTGGCCTTCATGATCTCCTCCACACTTGACATCTTCCCCATGAATGCTATTAGTATATTAGGGATTGTTAAAAACAATCCCCCTTCTTGAATTTTCGCAAATTGGAGTATACCTTAAACTTGAAGAAATTTTCACGAGGATAGAGGTTATTATCATGACAATTGAAACCATTTTGAAGAGCTATAAGACCATCGCGGTGGTGGGTCTTTCGGCAGATCCAGGGAGGGCAAGCAACAGGGTAGCCTCCTATTTGCAGTCAGTCGGCTACAGGATCGTCCCGGTGAGACCTGACGGGGACGAGATACTGGGGGAAAAGGTTTATCATTCCCTTGGTGAAATCCCCTTCTCTGTTGAAATTGTGGATGTTTTCCGCAGGTCGGAGACAGTAGTACCTGTTGCCAAAGAAGCGGTGCGGATCGGGGCAAAAGTGTTCTGGCTTCAGGAAGGCATCACCAACGAGGAGGCAGAGACACTGTGCCGGGAAGCCGGCCTTGAGGTTGTTTCTGACCGCTGCATGCTGAAGGAACACCGGAAGGTGGTGGGATCGTGAACGGTCTGGGAATTTTGATATTCATAGCTGTCCTTATTTACATATTGAGATCCG
This genomic window contains:
- a CDS encoding MBL fold metallo-hydrolase encodes the protein MKARITILSENSVIKPGGLIGEHGFSALVEREDEKVLFDTGQGYALVHNARILEVDLGAIRKVVLSHGHNDHTGGLAELLRVGPERDIYAHPGIFDPRFREVTDGPPKPIGMPFTRSHLEGLGARFKLSDEPQKVADGITTSGVVPRKTDFETGDTTLLLGCEDGTCCRDPLSDDLSLIVEGQEGLVVVLGCAHSGLVNILNHVRDLKPDMPVKAVVGGTHLGLSGEEQMTRTIAVMAEMGIEKVGASHCTGLAGSARLRGALGDSFFFAGVGAVLEV
- a CDS encoding CoA-binding protein, with the protein product MTIETILKSYKTIAVVGLSADPGRASNRVASYLQSVGYRIVPVRPDGDEILGEKVYHSLGEIPFSVEIVDVFRRSETVVPVAKEAVRIGAKVFWLQEGITNEEAETLCREAGLEVVSDRCMLKEHRKVVGS